One genomic segment of Hugenholtzia roseola DSM 9546 includes these proteins:
- a CDS encoding CNNM domain-containing protein, translating to MVLLLVYLFIALFTSFLCSILEAVLLSAPIPYLKSRAEQGQESAKTLLELKEDVDKPLSAILSLNTIAHTVGAAGVGAQANIVFGEAYFGIVSAVLTILILVVTEIIPKTIGANYNKELVGFASKSIKFMILLTYPLVKVSAVLTKLLARDEKVPTVSREEISTLATIGTQEGIFADKENKIIQNLIRLKHIKLAEIMTPRIVLVMAEEKMSLADFLKNKDFLHFSRIPIFAENNRDHITGYVFRELVFEKLAEDEFDLTLHDIKRDILTFSGQTNLFTAWEEMLARKEHISLILDEYGGVDGIVSLEDIIESLLGFEIIDEKDTIADMQQYALERWKNKQKKYQILKSDEPKQE from the coding sequence ATGGTCTTACTTCTGGTATATCTTTTCATTGCCCTTTTCACTTCTTTTTTATGTTCAATTTTAGAAGCAGTCTTGCTTTCCGCGCCCATTCCCTATCTGAAATCGCGTGCCGAACAGGGGCAGGAAAGTGCCAAGACCTTATTAGAGCTAAAAGAAGACGTAGATAAGCCCCTTTCTGCCATTCTTTCGCTCAATACCATTGCCCATACCGTTGGGGCGGCAGGTGTGGGAGCGCAAGCAAATATCGTTTTTGGAGAAGCCTACTTCGGTATCGTTTCGGCAGTGCTGACGATTCTGATTTTGGTCGTTACTGAAATTATACCCAAGACCATTGGCGCAAATTACAACAAGGAATTAGTCGGTTTTGCTTCCAAAAGCATCAAATTTATGATTTTGCTAACCTACCCTTTGGTAAAAGTTTCTGCCGTCCTGACCAAACTTTTAGCGCGTGACGAAAAAGTGCCTACCGTTAGTCGTGAGGAAATTTCTACCTTAGCCACTATTGGCACACAAGAAGGCATTTTCGCCGATAAGGAAAATAAAATCATTCAGAATCTTATTCGCCTCAAACACATCAAACTTGCCGAAATCATGACTCCGCGCATTGTCTTGGTAATGGCAGAGGAAAAGATGAGCCTCGCTGATTTTTTGAAAAATAAAGACTTTCTGCATTTTTCGCGTATCCCCATTTTTGCAGAAAACAACCGCGACCACATTACGGGCTATGTTTTTAGGGAATTAGTCTTCGAAAAATTAGCCGAAGACGAATTTGACCTAACCCTACACGACATCAAGCGCGACATCCTTACCTTTTCGGGTCAGACCAATCTCTTTACTGCTTGGGAGGAAATGTTGGCGCGAAAAGAACACATTTCACTTATCTTAGATGAATACGGCGGCGTTGATGGTATCGTGAGTTTGGAAGATATTATCGAATCGCTCTTGGGCTTCGAAATTATAGACGAAAAGGATACCATTGCCGATATGCAACAATACGCCTTAGAAAGGTGGAAAAATAAGCAAAAAAAGTATCAAATTTTAAAATCAGATGAACCCAAACAAGAGTAA
- a CDS encoding cytochrome-c peroxidase, giving the protein MQFLKKNIENLVAALALFLFSAVACQEKEDPAPQKPTGRFPLEKILYFGNATVPADNPLTYEGIDLGRFLFYDTRLSENNSISCASCHAQELAFTDGKAQSVGLRGEKTQFGASSLVNLLWQSRMMWDGRAQDLRHQVLMPIQDPIEMSQTLAQTVEKLTQTDLYPAKFEAAFGTKEITPEKISKALSQFLLTLVSKDSKYDRFKRGEYQPTASELRGIQLFFTHPEPERGIRGGNCGDCHLGDLTSGSPFEFEGFHNNGLEPDPTLALGLQRVTNLAADRGKFKTPSLRNIALTAPYMHDGRFQTLEEVIEHYDSGIQHSTTLSPLIIEASNEIITDFSAPIRLHLTPQEKQDILNFLHLLTDSTFIQNPAYQNPFE; this is encoded by the coding sequence ATGCAGTTTCTAAAAAAGAACATAGAAAATTTAGTGGCTGCGCTGGCACTGTTTTTATTTTCTGCCGTTGCTTGTCAGGAAAAGGAAGACCCTGCGCCCCAAAAACCTACGGGGCGTTTTCCGCTCGAAAAGATACTTTATTTTGGAAATGCGACAGTACCTGCTGATAATCCGCTCACTTACGAGGGAATAGATTTGGGGCGTTTTCTTTTTTACGATACGCGCCTTTCTGAAAACAATTCCATTTCTTGCGCCTCCTGTCATGCACAGGAATTGGCTTTTACCGACGGCAAGGCACAGTCGGTGGGCTTGCGTGGTGAGAAGACCCAATTTGGGGCTTCATCTTTGGTCAATTTGCTTTGGCAGTCGCGTATGATGTGGGACGGCAGGGCGCAGGACTTGCGCCATCAGGTCTTAATGCCTATTCAAGACCCCATTGAAATGAGCCAAACTTTGGCGCAAACCGTAGAAAAATTAACACAAACCGACCTCTATCCTGCCAAATTCGAGGCGGCTTTTGGTACAAAAGAAATCACACCTGAAAAAATTTCGAAGGCACTTAGCCAATTTTTGCTCACTTTGGTTAGCAAAGATTCTAAATACGACCGCTTCAAACGTGGAGAATATCAGCCCACCGCCAGCGAATTGCGCGGTATCCAACTTTTCTTTACACACCCCGAACCAGAAAGAGGCATCAGAGGCGGCAACTGTGGCGATTGTCATTTGGGCGACCTTACTTCGGGCAGTCCCTTCGAATTTGAGGGTTTTCATAATAACGGCTTAGAGCCTGACCCAACCCTTGCACTTGGCTTGCAGCGCGTAACCAACCTTGCTGCCGATAGAGGCAAATTCAAAACGCCTTCTTTGCGCAATATTGCCCTTACTGCGCCCTACATGCACGACGGGCGTTTCCAAACGTTGGAAGAAGTCATCGAGCATTACGATTCGGGGATTCAGCACAGCACCACACTTTCACCCCTGATTATCGAGGCGAGCAATGAAATTATCACTGATTTTTCTGCTCCCATTCGCTTGCATCTAACCCCCCAAGAAAAACAAGATATTCTCAATTTTTTACATCTGCTTACTGATAGCACCTTTATCCAAAATCCTGCGTATCAAAATCCTTTTGAATAG
- the lpxK gene encoding tetraacyldisaccharide 4'-kinase — MRKNISQNKNSGVVCTAISKQKIKMRLLKKIAFPLLWLLSLLWGSGAWLHRFLYEKKIKKRHHIPIKSLCIGNLTVGGTGKTPHTIYFVNQALEEGKKVAILSRGYGRKSKGFILANPQHTAFEIGDEPKLYVERWSANPEKVVVAVAENRWVGVQQLLSQVPDIELLILDDAFQHHRVVADFYWLLSDYTRPFYTDSLLPLGLLREKRHQAKRADGVLITKCPPDLSFDNKQKIRQAVSKYSKHQIPILFSTYDYGEPLLFTKSTAINTVPLASKIILLTGIANAKPFYDYLSQRFEIVQHLDYQDHYQFGEADLRRLETLQKTYICPIFTTEKDAMRIKPLLCSTGLNITLYFVPIQVRFLS; from the coding sequence TTGCGCAAAAATATTTCACAAAACAAAAACAGTGGAGTCGTTTGTACCGCTATCTCAAAACAAAAGATTAAGATGCGTCTGCTCAAAAAAATAGCCTTCCCTTTGCTTTGGTTGCTCTCGCTACTTTGGGGGAGCGGTGCTTGGTTGCATAGATTTTTATATGAAAAAAAAATCAAAAAAAGACATCATATTCCCATCAAAAGCCTTTGTATTGGCAATCTAACAGTGGGAGGAACGGGAAAAACGCCGCATACCATTTATTTTGTCAATCAAGCCCTTGAAGAGGGGAAAAAAGTGGCGATACTTTCGCGTGGCTATGGGCGAAAGAGCAAAGGTTTTATTTTGGCAAATCCGCAACATACGGCGTTTGAGATTGGGGACGAGCCAAAATTGTATGTGGAAAGGTGGAGCGCAAATCCTGAAAAGGTGGTGGTGGCAGTAGCCGAAAACCGTTGGGTAGGGGTGCAGCAGCTTTTAAGTCAAGTGCCTGATATTGAACTACTTATCTTAGATGATGCTTTCCAGCACCATCGAGTAGTGGCAGATTTTTATTGGCTACTTTCCGACTACACCCGTCCTTTTTATACAGATTCGCTCCTGCCTTTGGGTCTTTTGCGCGAAAAGCGACACCAAGCCAAACGCGCCGATGGCGTTCTGATAACGAAATGTCCGCCCGATTTAAGTTTTGATAACAAACAAAAGATAAGACAAGCCGTTTCTAAGTATAGCAAACACCAGATTCCTATTTTATTTTCAACCTACGACTATGGAGAGCCGTTGCTTTTTACAAAAAGCACAGCAATAAATACTGTTCCGCTTGCTTCTAAGATTATTTTGCTAACAGGAATTGCAAATGCAAAACCCTTTTACGACTATTTGAGTCAGCGTTTTGAAATTGTACAACATCTTGATTATCAAGACCATTACCAATTTGGAGAAGCCGACCTAAGACGGCTTGAAACTTTGCAAAAAACTTACATCTGTCCCATTTTTACGACAGAAAAAGATGCAATGCGGATTAAACCTTTGCTTTGCTCGACGGGTCTAAACATCACCCTCTATTTTGTTCCGATTCAGGTGCGTTTCCTATCTTAA
- a CDS encoding glycosyltransferase family 4 protein has product MKKIWLITPNYPPEIGACAYRIAYLAEKLAAAGYQVEVIAPYPSYPEGKMAAHFKTKGWHEQIHINSNLSVFRYKTFICPTKNIALRFFVLLFNFWVLSFWLFFLKKKSRPAQIWLQSPPFPTAMGVALWANFWKIPYVLNLSDLYPQVLVDLEILKKEGFLHQILRRGEKKMYQQAIFCIGQSREILQQIRWLAPEKEAILYRTGVDVHFFRPKKRYDTTHKFKIVYAGLLGLVQGLAELIEAIDWEKNQVELHIYGGGLEKSKIKKLAQRFPAAIFCYPALPQKEIATILADYDAALISQKQYVYGTVPSKIYEALAVGLPILLCGVGEAADILEKTGTGLVSKPKHYEGLLQNIIKIKEMSPQMRKKMGRRGQKIAQKYFTKQKQWSRLYRYLKTKD; this is encoded by the coding sequence TTGAAAAAAATTTGGCTCATTACGCCCAACTACCCACCAGAAATAGGGGCTTGCGCTTATAGAATTGCGTATTTGGCTGAAAAATTAGCCGCCGCAGGGTATCAAGTCGAGGTAATTGCGCCCTATCCGAGCTATCCAGAGGGCAAGATGGCAGCCCATTTTAAGACAAAAGGTTGGCATGAGCAAATTCATATCAATTCAAATTTAAGTGTTTTTCGCTACAAAACTTTCATTTGTCCCACTAAAAATATTGCACTTCGGTTTTTTGTGCTATTATTTAATTTTTGGGTCTTATCCTTTTGGCTTTTCTTTTTGAAAAAAAAGAGCCGCCCTGCCCAAATTTGGCTGCAAAGTCCGCCTTTCCCTACGGCAATGGGAGTGGCACTTTGGGCAAACTTTTGGAAAATTCCTTACGTCCTTAATCTTTCCGACTTATATCCGCAGGTCTTGGTTGATTTAGAAATTTTGAAAAAAGAAGGCTTCTTGCATCAAATTTTGAGAAGGGGAGAAAAAAAAATGTACCAACAAGCGATTTTTTGTATCGGACAATCGCGCGAAATTCTCCAACAAATACGGTGGCTTGCGCCTGAAAAGGAAGCGATTTTGTACCGCACAGGAGTAGATGTTCATTTTTTTAGACCTAAAAAAAGGTATGATACTACACATAAATTTAAAATCGTCTATGCAGGACTTTTGGGCTTGGTGCAGGGCTTGGCAGAATTGATTGAGGCAATAGATTGGGAAAAAAATCAAGTAGAATTGCATATATACGGGGGAGGATTAGAAAAATCAAAGATTAAAAAACTTGCCCAACGTTTTCCTGCTGCCATTTTTTGTTATCCTGCTCTACCACAAAAAGAAATTGCGACGATTTTAGCGGATTATGATGCGGCTCTTATTTCGCAAAAGCAATATGTCTATGGCACTGTGCCGTCTAAAATTTACGAGGCTTTGGCAGTGGGGCTGCCAATCTTGCTTTGTGGGGTAGGCGAGGCGGCTGATATTTTGGAAAAAACGGGGACAGGTTTGGTTTCGAAGCCCAAACATTATGAAGGCTTGCTGCAAAATATTATCAAAATCAAGGAGATGTCGCCTCAAATGCGAAAAAAGATGGGCAGAAGAGGACAAAAAATTGCGCAAAAATATTTCACAAAACAAAAACAGTGGAGTCGTTTGTACCGCTATCTCAAAACAAAAGATTAA
- the pfkA gene encoding 6-phosphofructokinase, whose amino-acid sequence MKKIAVLTSGGDAPGMNACIRAVVRTALYHQVEVVGIYRGYNGLVEGDFTPLHSRDVSNIIQKGGTILKTARSKSFLDYEFRKQAFENLQKAGIEGLVAIGGEGTLTGAQVFSQEFGVPIVGAPGTIDNDLAGTDFTIGFDTAVNTALDAIDKIRDTAHSLQRGFFIEVMGRHCGDIALWTGVGGGAEIVMLPEVETTIEEVVQIIRGMLEKAKTSLIIVVAEGDPLGNAQILAEKVQKFIPDFNFRVTNIGHVQRGGSPTAADRLLGSRLGVAATEALLKGHRCVMAGEVANKIVLSPFETCIKGKKEQPQDLLDMMRILSL is encoded by the coding sequence ATGAAAAAAATAGCAGTCCTCACCTCTGGCGGCGACGCGCCCGGTATGAATGCCTGTATTCGTGCCGTAGTACGCACTGCACTCTACCATCAAGTGGAAGTCGTCGGCATTTATCGCGGCTACAATGGCTTAGTGGAGGGCGATTTCACACCGTTACATTCGCGTGATGTGAGCAATATTATCCAAAAGGGCGGCACTATCCTGAAAACGGCACGCAGCAAATCCTTTTTAGATTATGAATTTCGCAAACAAGCCTTTGAAAATTTGCAAAAGGCAGGCATCGAGGGCTTGGTAGCGATTGGAGGCGAAGGGACACTTACGGGAGCGCAGGTCTTTTCACAAGAGTTTGGCGTGCCGATTGTGGGCGCACCCGGTACGATAGACAACGATTTGGCAGGTACAGACTTCACCATTGGCTTCGATACAGCCGTTAATACCGCCTTAGATGCCATCGACAAAATTCGCGATACCGCTCATTCTTTGCAGCGCGGCTTTTTTATAGAAGTAATGGGCAGGCATTGTGGAGATATAGCCCTTTGGACAGGGGTAGGGGGCGGAGCTGAAATTGTGATGCTACCCGAAGTGGAAACAACCATCGAGGAGGTTGTCCAAATCATTAGGGGTATGTTGGAAAAAGCCAAAACTTCGCTTATCATTGTGGTAGCGGAAGGCGACCCACTTGGAAATGCGCAAATTTTAGCCGAAAAGGTGCAAAAGTTTATCCCTGATTTTAACTTTCGTGTAACCAATATTGGACATGTGCAGCGCGGCGGCTCACCTACGGCAGCAGATAGGCTATTGGGAAGTAGGCTTGGAGTGGCTGCGACAGAGGCTCTTTTAAAGGGACATCGTTGTGTCATGGCAGGAGAGGTTGCGAATAAAATTGTCTTATCGCCTTTCGAAACTTGTATAAAGGGCAAAAAAGAACAGCCCCAAGATTTACTCGATATGATGCGTATTCTAAGCCTTTAA
- a CDS encoding CHAD domain-containing protein produces MGLSILHNEPLELGVKRVLAERLHLALQTLQLQTTQDKHKAVHESRKRIKEMRGILRLIAKEVEKKEWKTLQKHLRQAAHILAPLRDADSQMDTFRKVEVFFAASNQSQTIRPFLNKAYKKIKQHRKELTAQSFQNPQTDILKQAHQKLALLQEKFHQITFSKHSADIFFPNLETIYGQAQKHLRKALEEDSSYQWHEFRKYVKYLWYQVQVLEQGWTNLLRPLGEELKTVASLLGEEHDLYLLIQNLEQIKTQLPSEGAETIQHLQNKILLHQIELRQKAAFLGKRLFAEKSKAFAARLVLYWTM; encoded by the coding sequence ATGGGGCTTTCTATTCTACACAACGAACCACTCGAATTGGGCGTGAAGCGCGTTTTAGCCGAACGCCTGCACTTGGCACTGCAAACCCTGCAACTACAAACGACACAAGACAAGCACAAGGCAGTCCATGAAAGTCGCAAACGCATCAAAGAAATGCGAGGTATTTTGCGCCTAATTGCCAAAGAAGTAGAGAAAAAAGAGTGGAAGACCCTACAAAAGCACCTGCGACAAGCCGCGCACATTTTAGCACCCCTGCGTGATGCAGATTCGCAAATGGACACTTTTAGGAAAGTGGAAGTTTTTTTTGCCGCCTCCAATCAAAGCCAAACCATTCGCCCTTTTCTAAACAAAGCCTACAAAAAAATTAAGCAACACAGAAAAGAGCTAACCGCCCAATCTTTTCAAAATCCGCAAACAGATATTTTAAAACAAGCCCATCAAAAACTTGCGCTTTTACAGGAAAAATTCCATCAAATCACTTTTTCAAAACATTCTGCCGACATCTTTTTTCCTAATTTAGAAACCATTTATGGGCAGGCGCAAAAGCATTTGCGCAAAGCCTTAGAAGAAGATAGCTCTTATCAGTGGCATGAGTTTAGGAAATATGTCAAATATCTTTGGTATCAGGTGCAAGTTTTGGAGCAGGGCTGGACAAACCTACTACGTCCCTTGGGCGAAGAACTAAAAACGGTCGCTTCTCTTTTAGGCGAAGAGCATGATTTGTACCTTTTGATTCAAAATTTAGAACAAATCAAGACACAGTTGCCATCAGAAGGGGCAGAAACGATACAACATCTGCAAAATAAAATTTTGTTGCACCAGATAGAACTTCGACAAAAAGCCGCCTTTTTGGGAAAACGGCTTTTTGCCGAAAAAAGCAAAGCCTTTGCAGCACGCTTGGTTTTGTATTGGACAATGTAA
- a CDS encoding T9SS type A sorting domain-containing protein, with product MNRSIIPLQNLSVSILGTLLLLLSFSPNLMKAEGTAQLMPNAANPTIIQIWDNNDPLRNSFTYNAPAEKRLYFHVDDHTNEIVYFGFGRTFNGGDDFNGTNWNNGNNNRLRFRIRRPDGTVFAGYDNVLIPNAGAGFIDTHAQAVAGAAQLAGAAGYNALYLDPDQSGDWWVEFNRGADPTVTPTNKTGIRFFDITVATGVGAFGNNAGNYVAAGTPNTGAAINGRVYSQAWDVNMMGSANPFLATLFVYTPDQIVLSVDFNGMQPFGFVISCNSTGTNNTGDVVLDRRSVAVNSTRPEYPIFLNDPDPNVYPTGVIPTLDPPEVEVTLCTNYEISLTINAPGFIEVLLDLDDTNNNCASPVYAGNGSYNFNSKDRLLGFNAPTAGTYTISWDGLDGCGNVVPTGTNIPLRARLQLGLTHLPLFDVEGHPNGYTVALVRPLGPPPPRLYWDDSAVGGTVQLAGAVSPAHNWTLGSNFGNNRTINTWFFIQESQDQVVNFVADNTTFELSANSAGDLCESADDLLVTFEVVFSDDKFDGASINYVLQQSIADPNYTFAPHPDLASYIVDTGTFIDAAGIVKRRVFVTYQIIPIGNPPSLDVQLNFTASANPDNCPAPITESQFNSCEIPLPVELTRFEVENRQDHNLLLWQTSSESDNRGFYVERSFDEQNFQILGFVQGKGTTSQNQNYQFADYELQQGWHYYRLKQVDWAGSYAYSPVIGVWIGKENAPLLYYYQTDETLHFKNANPTQSHWLLVYDMMGRKVFETTLEKGKTETQALLSFLAKGTYVAEVRGANFRTQVKFIR from the coding sequence ATGAATAGGTCTATCATTCCCCTTCAAAATCTGTCGGTTTCAATTTTGGGAACGCTTCTGCTCCTGCTTTCTTTTTCACCTAATTTGATGAAGGCAGAAGGCACTGCCCAGTTGATGCCTAACGCTGCAAATCCAACTATTATCCAAATTTGGGACAACAATGACCCTTTGCGCAATTCTTTTACCTACAATGCCCCTGCGGAGAAGCGTCTGTATTTTCATGTAGATGACCATACAAACGAAATTGTTTATTTCGGATTTGGACGAACTTTTAATGGGGGGGATGATTTTAATGGTACAAATTGGAACAACGGAAACAACAACCGCCTTCGTTTTCGGATTCGCCGCCCTGACGGGACTGTTTTTGCAGGCTATGATAATGTACTCATTCCCAATGCAGGAGCAGGTTTTATCGATACCCATGCCCAAGCGGTAGCAGGTGCCGCCCAACTTGCAGGAGCAGCAGGCTACAACGCGCTTTATTTAGACCCTGACCAAAGCGGCGACTGGTGGGTAGAATTTAATAGAGGTGCAGACCCTACTGTTACGCCTACCAACAAAACAGGGATTCGCTTTTTTGACATCACCGTAGCGACAGGCGTAGGGGCTTTTGGCAACAATGCAGGAAACTACGTAGCCGCTGGCACACCCAACACAGGAGCAGCCATCAATGGGCGTGTCTATTCGCAGGCTTGGGACGTAAATATGATGGGGAGTGCAAACCCTTTTTTAGCAACTTTATTTGTTTATACGCCTGACCAAATTGTGCTTTCGGTAGATTTCAACGGCATGCAGCCTTTTGGTTTTGTCATCAGTTGTAATTCCACAGGTACAAACAATACAGGCGACGTAGTCTTGGATAGACGCTCGGTGGCGGTCAATTCTACGCGCCCTGAATATCCTATTTTTCTCAATGACCCTGACCCCAATGTGTATCCCACAGGTGTCATTCCTACCTTAGACCCGCCCGAAGTAGAAGTAACTCTTTGTACCAATTACGAAATTAGTCTGACCATCAATGCGCCCGGTTTTATAGAAGTGCTTTTAGATTTAGATGATACCAATAATAACTGTGCTTCGCCTGTTTATGCAGGAAATGGAAGCTATAATTTTAATAGCAAAGATAGGCTCTTGGGTTTTAACGCGCCTACTGCTGGCACTTATACCATCTCTTGGGACGGTTTAGATGGTTGCGGCAATGTTGTGCCGACGGGTACGAATATTCCCTTGCGAGCGCGTCTGCAATTAGGACTCACACATTTGCCACTCTTTGACGTAGAAGGACACCCCAACGGCTATACTGTGGCTTTGGTGCGCCCTTTGGGACCTCCGCCTCCGCGTTTGTATTGGGACGACAGTGCCGTTGGGGGAACGGTGCAATTAGCAGGAGCAGTTAGCCCTGCCCATAATTGGACTTTGGGCAGTAATTTTGGAAACAATCGCACCATTAACACTTGGTTTTTTATTCAGGAAAGTCAAGACCAAGTGGTGAATTTTGTGGCAGATAATACCACTTTTGAGCTATCTGCAAATTCGGCAGGCGACCTTTGTGAGTCGGCAGATGATTTGTTAGTTACCTTTGAAGTGGTCTTTTCCGATGATAAATTTGATGGGGCAAGCATCAATTATGTCCTTCAACAGAGCATTGCCGACCCCAACTATACCTTTGCGCCACACCCCGACCTTGCTTCTTATATCGTGGATACAGGCACTTTCATTGATGCCGCAGGCATTGTCAAGCGGCGTGTCTTTGTTACTTATCAAATCATACCTATCGGAAACCCGCCTTCCTTAGATGTGCAGCTCAACTTTACGGCTTCTGCAAATCCCGACAACTGCCCTGCCCCTATCACCGAATCGCAATTTAATTCTTGTGAAATTCCGCTTCCCGTAGAGCTAACGCGCTTTGAGGTAGAAAATCGCCAAGACCACAACCTACTTTTGTGGCAAACTTCGAGCGAGAGCGACAATCGCGGATTTTATGTAGAGCGCAGTTTTGATGAGCAAAACTTCCAAATCTTAGGCTTTGTGCAGGGGAAAGGCACAACTTCGCAAAACCAAAATTATCAGTTTGCCGATTACGAATTGCAACAGGGTTGGCACTATTACCGTCTGAAACAAGTAGATTGGGCAGGTTCTTATGCCTATTCGCCCGTTATTGGCGTGTGGATAGGGAAAGAAAACGCGCCCTTGCTCTATTACTATCAGACCGACGAAACGCTGCATTTTAAAAATGCAAATCCTACCCAAAGTCATTGGCTTTTGGTCTATGATATGATGGGGCGCAAAGTTTTCGAAACAACGCTCGAAAAAGGCAAAACCGAAACGCAAGCCCTACTTTCCTTTTTGGCAAAAGGGACTTATGTGGCAGAGGTCAGGGGGGCTAATTTTCGGACACAGGTAAAATTTATTCGCTAA
- a CDS encoding universal stress protein — translation MPAYLLVPTDFSEYAERALAYAVSLSQLLGSHIILHHNVEKVISSANNAYLSDKLYHEKEAEAAQKIQELAAKYSGFAHQTEPSSEGQSVVEIEPSITYGNTEERVIEILKNNADITLLVMGTKGKGAVERIFMGSTTADMVEKAPISILVVPEAARFEGWENIVYAGDFAQADPKGVEIVSFLAQKLNAKLTYLHVSPDEENILADAQKLDALETQFTFTPAQLDFVLITEKSLRAGIDEYLEHQPIDILVMYRKQRGFFENIWHRSRTKEMTFHSQVPILILKQK, via the coding sequence ATGCCTGCTTATTTGCTTGTTCCTACTGATTTTTCAGAATATGCCGAGCGTGCCTTAGCGTATGCGGTAAGTCTTTCGCAACTATTGGGAAGTCATATCATTTTGCATCATAACGTAGAAAAAGTAATCTCTTCGGCAAACAACGCCTATCTCTCTGATAAACTGTATCACGAAAAAGAAGCCGAAGCCGCCCAAAAGATACAGGAATTAGCCGCTAAATATAGCGGTTTTGCACACCAAACGGAGCCTTCCAGCGAGGGACAAAGTGTAGTGGAAATAGAGCCAAGTATCACTTACGGCAATACCGAAGAGCGCGTCATAGAGATTTTGAAAAATAATGCCGACATCACGCTTTTGGTCATGGGTACGAAGGGCAAAGGTGCAGTAGAGCGTATCTTTATGGGCAGCACTACGGCGGATATGGTAGAAAAAGCCCCCATTTCCATTTTGGTAGTGCCTGAAGCAGCGCGTTTCGAGGGTTGGGAAAATATTGTCTATGCAGGTGATTTTGCCCAAGCCGACCCCAAAGGCGTAGAAATTGTGAGCTTTTTAGCCCAAAAGCTAAATGCCAAGCTCACCTATCTGCACGTAAGCCCCGATGAGGAGAACATTTTGGCGGACGCGCAAAAATTAGATGCCCTCGAAACACAATTTACTTTCACCCCTGCCCAATTAGACTTCGTTTTGATAACGGAAAAGAGCCTTCGCGCAGGTATAGATGAGTATTTGGAGCATCAGCCCATCGATATTTTGGTGATGTATAGAAAACAGCGTGGCTTTTTCGAAAATATCTGGCATCGTAGCCGCACCAAAGAGATGACTTTTCATAGCCAAGTTCCTATTTTGATTTTAAAACAAAAGTAG
- a CDS encoding FKBP-type peptidyl-prolyl cis-trans isomerase — translation MSITVKEGDLIAVHYEGSLEDGTIFDSSIPRKQPLEFTAGAGQMIPGFDHAVLGMTLGEKKTITLPPAMAYGDVDPNRFIEVPRQDLPPDLHPEVGDQLALNTPDGRQFPVRVTEVSATSILLDANHDLAGKTLIFKIALVSINKENAADLLPDW, via the coding sequence ATGTCTATTACTGTTAAGGAAGGCGATTTAATTGCCGTACATTATGAAGGCTCGTTAGAAGACGGCACTATCTTCGATTCGTCTATCCCGCGCAAGCAGCCTTTGGAATTTACCGCAGGTGCAGGGCAAATGATTCCGGGTTTTGACCATGCCGTCTTGGGCATGACTTTGGGCGAAAAGAAAACCATTACCTTGCCGCCTGCTATGGCGTATGGCGACGTAGACCCGAATCGCTTTATCGAGGTGCCACGTCAGGACTTGCCGCCCGATTTGCACCCCGAAGTAGGCGACCAGCTTGCGCTCAATACCCCCGACGGCAGACAGTTTCCCGTCCGCGTAACGGAGGTTTCCGCAACTTCTATTCTTCTTGATGCCAATCACGATTTAGCAGGAAAAACGCTTATTTTCAAAATCGCTTTGGTGAGCATCAACAAAGAAAATGCAGCCGACTTATTGCCCGATTGGTAG